The following nucleotide sequence is from Candidatus Latescibacter sp..
GGTAGGCTTGCGCTGCTCGATCTCTCTTCTCTGCATTATACGCTGGGCCACCCGTTTCTTCTTGAATTCGAATGCTTTGGTCATGCGCGGACGACGGATCACCAACTCCATGGACGGCGGTTTCACCACCTTCACTTCCGTCTTCTTGAACATGAAAAACGAGGCGGATGCAGCAAACATCGAGATCGACAAAAGAAGCCCTAAATAGAAAAGCCTCTGTGTCTCTTTCTCCAGTTTCTCCATGTCAATGACATCGGAGAATCCGGAAAATCGGGATTTGAACTGCTCCTGCATTGCCAATCACCTGTCCTTAGGTTAAAAATTCTGGTTATTTCGTTTTCTTCGCTTTTGCCCTGTCAAATGCGGTTTCCTGTCCTGTATCCTTATCTACGCCTATATTCTCGGTTGATAAGGCAATAGTTTCTATTCCAACTGCTTTAGTCAGGCGCATCAATTTTAATACATCGCCGTGCTTGGCGGCTTTGTCAGCGCGGATGACAATCGACTTATCTCCTGTTTTCTGTTTTTCATTCAACAGAAAAGAGTCGAACGAATCAAAAGTCACAGGTTTCCCACCGATTTGGATTGTACCCTCAGCATCCAACTCCACAATAATCTGTTTTTTATCGAGCTTTGCAGGGTTATATGCGTCGGGTAATGTCATCTTGAGCTGAGCCGGATTCTT
It contains:
- a CDS encoding biopolymer transporter ExbD, translated to MSRKKDEEREGPAMDMTPMIDCVFLLLIFFMITTVFKNPAQLKMTLPDAYNPAKLDKKQIIVELDAEGTIQIGGKPVTFDSFDSFLLNEKQKTGDKSIVIRADKAAKHGDVLKLMRLTKAVGIETIALSTENIGVDKDTGQETAFDRAKAKKTK